A genome region from Panicum virgatum strain AP13 chromosome 4K, P.virgatum_v5, whole genome shotgun sequence includes the following:
- the LOC120703324 gene encoding serine/threonine-protein phosphatase 4 regulatory subunit 2-like has translation MEGAVTENAEAPVGAAAPETAVHADPRGEGGAVVEDSAAPTAAIEETSDADQIIEDAGPEDGRHGETVTNVDVSPEEMRSIIEVIAETGKFWHDWDFLKSLLSLQLKQVLDEYSEAQMVSQDDVQQQRSFSGETYSELVSRLSDALCRFEEGPPFTLQRLCEILLNPKGTYTKLSKLALALEKNLLVTSTIAKSTDPYPAAHGPPSSDCTQITDNSGPVDEEPESTPEHTTAVPNGTEHLAGDGDEEMADAEAEEVSGSRDVEMQEDKPDQVENVSSNANPAAAADTEAANVSEPLSEPQS, from the exons ATGGAGGGTGCGGTGACGGAGAATGCGGAGGCGCCCGTGGGCGCGGCTGCCCCGGAAACGGCTGTCCACGCGGATCCGCGCGGGGAGGGTGGCGCGGTGGTGGAGGACTCGgcggcgcccacggcggcgATAGAGGAAACTTCTGACGCGGATCAGATTATCGAGGATGCAGGCCCGGAGGACGGGAGGCACGG GGAGACAGTGACAAATGTAGATGTCAGTCCTGAGGAAATGAGAAGCATCATTGAAGTCATAGCTGAGACAGGAAAATTCTG GCATGACTGGGATTTCCTCAAGAGCTTACTGTCTCTCCAATTGAAGCAG GTCTTGGATGAATATTCTGAGGCTCAAATGGTGAGCCAAGATGATGTACAGCAACAGAGGTCTTTTTCAGGGGAGACATACTCTGAGCTTGTTAGCCGACTTAGTGATG CCCTCTGCAGGTTTGAAGAGGGCCCTCCATTCACACTGCAAAGGCTTTGTGAG ATTTTGTTGAATCCAAAAGGAACTTATACAAAATTGTCAAAGCTTGCTTTGGCCTTGGAGAAG AATCTCCTAGTCACATCTACAATAGCCAAGTCCACCGACCCATATCCAGCTGCTCATGGGCCACCAAGTTCGGATTGCACACAAATTACAGATAATTCTGGCCCTGTTGATGAAGAGCCTGAGAGCACACCTGAGCATACTACAGCAGTACCAAATGGAACGGAGCATTTAGCAGGAGATGGTGATGAAGAGATGGCTGATGCAGAAGCTGAGGAAGTGTCTGGTAGCCGCGATGTAGAGATGCAGGAGGACAAGCCTGATCAGGTTGAAAATGTTAGCTCCAATGCTAACCCTGCTGCCGCAGCTGACACTGAAGCAGCTAATGTCAGTGAACCCTTATCAGAGCCACAAAGCTGA